CTTGCTTGCTTCCGGTAGCTAACCTGCGAATTTCGCACGCTGCGACAACTTCACCGCGAGCGGCAGCGGTCTAAAGGGCTTATCCACGAGCTCTGCATCGAGTCGCGCTCTCAACTGGGAAACGGTCAATTCCGCTTTCTTCTGCTGCTGCTTCGTTGAGTCTGCCCGGATCGTCACGGCAAGGATCTGGCGCTCGACCTCCTGGTCTCCGATCACCGCAACGTAGGGTATCCAGTCTCGGCCCGCTTCCCTGATCTTCTTCGAGACCGTTTCATCGCGGTCATCGAGATCCACCCGTATGCCTTTGAAGTGTGGGAGGAGGTCTTCGATGTACGCTACATGTCGCTCGGCCACGGGTATGAACCGGAGCTGGGTCGGTGCGAGCCAGAGGGGGAGCACCGGCAGCGCACCCGCCTCCATCTCCAGATACGCCTTCTCCAGCAGCGCGTACATGCAACGCTCGATCGCGCCACTGGGCGAGCAGTGCAGGATGATCGGGCTCTTCAGGGTGCCGTCCGCATCGGTGAAGGTGATACCATATCGCTCCGCATTCTCGACATCGATCTGCACGGTGGAGAGCGCGGATGCCTTGCCGAGCGCATCCACGAAGTTGAATTCGAACTTGAGCACGAAATAGAAGAACCGCTGGTCCCAGCGCTCGATCAGCACCGGCCGACCTGCTTTCTGGATCAGACCGTCTAATAACGCCCTGCTATGCTCATCCTCGTAGAACTCGCGGGTATACCGTAGCGCGATCTCGTAGTCCGCGGGTGAGAAGCCGATCGCCGCGAGGGTGTGCATACAGAATTCGTACTGCTTCCTGAACTCCTCCAGGGCCTCGTCCATCTCTCGGCACAGCGTGTGCATGTCCGGCATGGTGAACTTACGTAACCGTCGCAGACCCACCAGCTCGCCCCGTTTCTCTTTCCTGAACGAAGGTGCAAGCTCGAAGATCTTCAAGGGTAAGTGCTTGTATGAGATGCTCGATTCGCTGCTCATGAGGAATTGCCCGAAGCAGGCAGCGAAGCGCAAGAAGAGGTCCGGCTTGCCGCCTTTACCCAGCAGCGAGTACTGCCGCGCGGGGAATCGCTCGAGGTAATCCTTCAATGACGGGTGGAGCGCGCTGTACATGATCGGGGTCTCCACCTCAACCGCGCCGTACTCGGCGACCGAATTTCGGACGTAATCTTCAATGAGCGACTTGATCAGCTTGCCTTTGGGGTAGAACCGCAAATTCCCGGGATCGGAAGAGGGCTCATAATCTGCGAGCTCCAGCCGTTTCATCAGCTCCACGTGCGGCGGGATCTTATCCACCTCACGCCGTTTCTCGCTCTCATACAGATAGAACTTCCGCAGATTATCATGCTGTGGTTCAAATACAAACGCATCGGTACCCACGAGGTTACCCCGCCCGTCTGCAATGAAGAACTGCGATATCGCCTTCTCCTCAGCCACCAGAGCCTTTGATTTCCGCTCTTCAGGTGCTGTTTCCGATTCCAAACCCTCTGCAACCGTAATTTTCCGCGAGAGCTCTG
The nucleotide sequence above comes from Methanomicrobia archaeon. Encoded proteins:
- a CDS encoding threonine--tRNA ligase, whose protein sequence is MQLLFIHADFIEYEAKEKTRVAEPLEPGQKNARLDEALVAFIAVEQGDEANVPSIVAQAANETLAIADQVNAERIVLYPYAHLSAELASPETSIELLRRLEADLSARDVAVTRAPFGWYKSFTLRCKGHPLSELSRKITVAEGLESETAPEERKSKALVAEEKAISQFFIADGRGNLVGTDAFVFEPQHDNLRKFYLYESEKRREVDKIPPHVELMKRLELADYEPSSDPGNLRFYPKGKLIKSLIEDYVRNSVAEYGAVEVETPIMYSALHPSLKDYLERFPARQYSLLGKGGKPDLFLRFAACFGQFLMSSESSISYKHLPLKIFELAPSFRKEKRGELVGLRRLRKFTMPDMHTLCREMDEALEEFRKQYEFCMHTLAAIGFSPADYEIALRYTREFYEDEHSRALLDGLIQKAGRPVLIERWDQRFFYFVLKFEFNFVDALGKASALSTVQIDVENAERYGITFTDADGTLKSPIILHCSPSGAIERCMYALLEKAYLEMEAGALPVLPLWLAPTQLRFIPVAERHVAYIEDLLPHFKGIRVDLDDRDETVSKKIREAGRDWIPYVAVIGDQEVERQILAVTIRADSTKQQQKKAELTVSQLRARLDAELVDKPFRPLPLAVKLSQRAKFAG